A genomic region of Oryza glaberrima chromosome 1, OglaRS2, whole genome shotgun sequence contains the following coding sequences:
- the LOC127782242 gene encoding disease resistance RPP13-like protein 4 — MEAAVGAANWVVGMVLNKLSDELMAGYMASRELGLNMDQIKRDLNYMLALLQAAEGRDIADNLGLQRLLADLCNKADEAEDVLDELHYFVIRDELDGTREATPDLGDGLGAQLQHARHAARNTAAGNYWLSCFSSCCRSQSQQDDTVTVVTGNNRNSSMAISKTEEHDQSGANGHIQESLFDRVAMSKKIKSLIQDIHSLCPPISDLLQKCSPCVPPSMERPNTSSVITQKKLYGRDAIFDQTMEQLLKGKNYMSVLPIVGPGGVGKTTFAQHLYNDHRTKQHFTVMIWVCVSTTFDVTELTTKILNSLNATESQGTNIRESSLDQLHKSIQDKLKSKRFLIVFDDIWE, encoded by the coding sequence ATGGAGGCAGCAGTGGGTGCGGCGAACTGGGTGGTCGGCATGGTGCTGAACAAGCTGTCCGACGAGCTGATGGCCGGGTACATGGCCAGCCGTGAGCTGGGGCTCAACATGGACCAAATCAAGAGGGATCTGAACTACATGCTCGCCTTGCTGCAAGCCGCCGAGGGGAGGGACATCGCCGACAACCTTGGCCTCCAGCGGCTTCTCGCTGACCTCTGCAACAAGGCAGACGAAGCCGAGGACGTGCTGGACGAGCTCCACTACTTCGTCATCCGGGATGAGCTCGACGGCACTCGAGAGGCCACTCCAGACCTCGGCGATGGCCTCGGTGCTCAGCTTCAACATGCCCGTCATGCTGCTCGCAACACTGCGGCAGGTAACTACTGGCTCTCATGCTTCTCCTCCTGTTGCCGTTCCCAATCCCAACAAGATGATACAGTTACTGTTGTTACTGGTAATAACCGTAACAGTAGTATGGCAATTAGCAAGACTGAGGAGCATGATCAGAGTGGTGCCAATGGCCATATCCAAGAGTCATTATTTGACAGGGTGGCCATGtccaaaaaaattaagtcacTGATACAGGACATACATTCCCTATGTCCTCCTATCTCTGACTTGCTCCAGAAATGCTCTCCTTGCGTTCCTCCCTCCATGGAACGGCCTAACACTAGCTCGGTAATTACACAAAAGAAGTTATATGGGAGGGATGCCATTTTCGACCAAACAATGGAACAGTTGCTTAAAGGCAAAAACTACATGTCTGTCCTTCCCATAGTTGGCCCAGGTGGTGTTGGAAAGACAACTTTCGCCCAGCACCTATACAACGACCATAGGACCAAACAACACTTCACCGTCATGATCTGGGTTTGTGTGTCTACTACCTTTGATGTCACTGAGCTCACCACAAAAATCCTTAACTCCCTAAATGCAACTGAAAGCCAAGGGACCAATATTAGAGAATCCAGTTTAGATCAGCTTCATAAATCCATTCAAGACAAGTTGAAATCCAAAAGGTTTCTAATCGTCTTTGATGATATATGGGAA
- the LOC127782343 gene encoding putative disease resistance protein RGA3, with protein MVLVTTRFPKVAETVKKGTNQVDLHGLEPDEFWDFFQLCAFSETQDDNDKEELFDIGKQIAKKLKCSPLAAKTVGPLLRKKPTRKHWMEILEKEEWLKQKDGDDSIITALKISYDYLPFYLKKCFSYLALFPEDYEFDSLEISCYWDSIGIINSSGKNDTIEGIGSQYLNELYDNGFLMKGDDNHYVMHDLLHELSQIVSSRECANINYSSFRADDILPSIRHLSITIQDKYTESFKEEMEKIKKRVNIRNLRSVMIFASYRSRRIANVVRDTLNEIRALRVLFIFMNSPHSLPDNFSKLVHLRYLKIGSPWGFKVCIPSTVSKLYHLKFLDLKSWGGSNNNLPNDFNRLINLRHFLAKKEFHSNVPEVGKMKCLQELKEFHVKKDKIGFELAQLGQLEQLRGELCIFGLKNATREEAIEAKLKHKSNLNKLRLDRGGNREKNTSYSSSRTQVVSNENQDDDIILDSLQPHSNLTELSIVNLGGGMAPSWLGSNIIHLDTLHLDGVPWATLAPFGKIQYLRELKLRNIVGMYQFGPDFPGGTTHTSFRHLKKIVFEAMPDFVKWVGGDDNSHSFFSGLERLECISCPKLNELPLSSCSSSSCTMWFPKLRRLNITRCLELSVPLVPHTSTLTYVRVNDSVRGFNTSKKLTLDGYNGALAFQNLGNLEEIYIGDVHNMSLIDFQQLRSLRRLTVTLCRDTFLRGLDEHVVVVFNSVRVLNLFGFLLTRKMLSNLFRCFPALYVLSMSPSKESHEEVKLQIPSSCSLKTIRLFKCKNLILPPLDDGQGLVNLTSLRNLHIDDCGKIFSQWYMGKPAQTTSNPFPSSLLELSICRESSIHSMALLSNLTALTSLQLIDCCNVTMDGFNPLITSNLNKLCISSCGSAPADLLAEMARTKTTMPQVAFQLKDLVVDSISAVLTAPICSFLAPTLHELGIKDDVDRVSSFSDEQEGALELLVSLKKLSFDGLWVLQSLPEGLHKFPSLTELSISHCPQIQSLPKNGLPTSLETFSVFICSSALEEESKRFREEKERYYSESDD; from the coding sequence ATGGTTCTTGTCACAACTCGGTTCCCAAAGGTAGCAGAAACAGTCAAGAAAGGAACCAATCAAGTTGATCTACATGGGTTGGAGCCTGATGAGTTTTGGGACTTCTTTCAACTGTGTGCATTTAGTGAAACCCAAGATGACAATGATAAAGAAGAATTATTTGACATTGGAAAACAAATAGCAAAGAAGTTGAAGTGCTCCCCACTGGCTGCCAAAACAGTTGGACCACTATTGCGTAAGAAACCCACCAGGAAACATTGGATGGAAATTCTTGAAAAGGAAGAGTGGCTAAAACAAAAGGATGGCGATGATAGTATTATCACTGCCTTGAAAATTAGCTATGACTACCTCcccttttatttaaaaaaatgtttttcataTCTTGCCCTTTTCCCTGAGGATTATGAGTTTGATAGTTTAGAGATTAGTTGTTATTGGGACTCAATAGGTATCATCAATTCCAGTGGTAAGAATGACACAATTGAGGGCATTGGATCACAGTATTTGAATGAACTATACGATAATGGTTTTCTAATGAAAGGGGATGATAATCACTACGTAATGCATGACTTACTGCATGAACTTTCGCAGATTGTTTCATCAAGAGAATGCGCAAATATAAATTACTCTAGTTTTAGAGCTGATGACATCCTTCCATCTATTCGCCATCTGTCCATTACCATACAAGATAAATATACCGAGAGTTTTAAAGAGGAAatggaaaaaataaagaaaagggtTAACATTAGAAATTTGCGTAGTGTGATGATCTTTGCAAGTTACAGAAGTAGAAGAATTGCTAATGTGGTAAGAGACACGTTAAATGAAATAAGGGCACTTCGCGTTCTCTTCATATTTATGAATTCCCCACATTCCTTGCCTGATAACTTTTCGAAACTTGTCCACCTCCGCTACCTAAAAATTGGATCACCGTGGGGGTTCAAAGTGTGTATTCCTAGCACAGTGTCCAAGCTTTATCACTTGAAATTCTTGGATCTCAAATCCTGGGGTGGTAGTAACAATAATTTGCCTAACGACTTTAACCGCCTTATAAACCTACGCCATTTTCTTGCTAAAAAAGAATTCCATTCCAATGTTCCTGAGGTTGGGAAAATGAAGTGTTTACAAGAGCTCAAAGAATTCCATGTCAAGAAAGACAAGATTGGATTTGAACTGGCACAACTGGGACAGTTGGAACAGCTTAGAGGGGAGCTCTGTATATTTGGCCTTAAAAATGCAACTAGGGAAGAAGCTATTGAAGCTAAATTGAAGCATAAAAGTAACCTAAACAAGTTGCGATTAGATCGTGGTGGTAATAGAGAGAAGAATACATCCTACTCCTCCTCCAGGACACAAGTTGTTAGCAATGAAAATCAGGACGATGATATTATTCTTGATAGCCTTCAACCGCACTCTAATCTTACAGAACTAAGCATCGTAAATCTTGGTGGTGGCATGGCTCCAAGTTGGTTGGGCAGCAACATCATCCACTTGGATACCCTCCACCTAGATGGTGTACCTTGGGCCACTCTTGCACCGTTTGGGAAAATACAATATCTTAGGGAGCTCAAGCTAAGAAATATCGTTGGGATGTACCAGTTTGGACCTGACTTCCCGGGTGGCACCACACACACTAGTTTTAGACACCTGAAGAAGATTGTGTTTGAGGCTATGCCAGACTTTGTAAAGTGGGTTGGGGGAGACGATAATTCCCATTCTTTCTTCTCAGGACTTGAAAGGCTCGAGTGCATTTCTTGTCCCAAGCTTAATGAGTTGCCATTATCGAGTTGCTCTAGCTCATCTTGTACCATGTGGTTTCCTAAGCTGCGCCGTTTGAACATTACCCGGTGCTTGGAGCTGTCTGTCCCTCTTGTGCCTCACACCTCCACACTGACATATGTTCGTGTAAATGATTCCGTTCGTGGTTTTAATACTAGCAAAAAGTTGACACTCGACGGCTACAATGGTGCTTTGGCCTTCCAAAATCTGGGTAATCTTGAGGAGATCTACATTGGAGATGTACATAACATGTCATTAATAGATTTCCAGCAGCTACGCTCCCTACGGAGGCTGACGGTTACGCTTTGCAGGGATACGTTCTTGAGAGGACTGGATGAGCATGTTGTAGTCGTATTCAATTCAGTTAGAGTCCTCAATCTCTTTGGATTTTTACTTACAAGAAAGATGCTGTCAAATTTGTTCAGATGCTTCCCAGCTCTCTATGTGCTGTCTATGTCACCTTCCAAAGAGAGCCATGAGGAGGTAAAACTGCAGATCCCATCCTCCTGCTCACTCAAGACGATCCGGCTTTTTAAGTGCAAGAACCTGATTCTGCCGCCTCTTGATGATGGACAAGGACTTGTCAATCTCACGTCGCTCCGAAATTTACATATAGATGATTGTGGCAAAATATTCTCTCAGTGGTACATGGGAAAACCAGCTCAAACAACAAGTAACCCTTTCCCTTCTTCCCTCCTCGAACTTAGCATTTGCCGAGAGTCAAGCATACATTCAATGGCTTTGCTCTCAAACCTCACAGCTCTCACCAGTCTACAACTAATAGATTGCTGCAATGTAACAATGGATGGATTTAATCCTCTTATCACATCAAATCTGAACAAGCTGTGCATCTCTTCTTGTGGCTCTGCTCCCGCGGACCTACTCGCCGAGATGGCAAGGACCAAAACAACAATGCCTCAAGTTGCCTTCCAATTGAAAGATCTTGTGGTGGACAGCATATCGGCAGTGCTTACTGCTCCCATATGCAGCTTCCTCGCCCCTACTCTTCACGAATTAGGCATCAAAGACGATGTTGACAGGGTCTCAAGCTTCAGCGACGAACAAGAGGGGGCACTTGAGCTACTTGTCTCCCTCAAAAAACTATCATTTGATGGTTTATGGGTTCTGCAGTCCCTCCCTGAAGGGTTACATAAGTTTCCTTCTCTCACTGAACTAAGTATCAGCCATTGTCCTCAAATCCAATCGCTTCCAAAGAATGGCCTCCCAACTTCTCTAGAAACGTTTTCAGTATTTATCTGCAGCAGCGCACTCGAGGAGGAAAGCAAAAGATtcagagaagagaaagaaagataCTACTCAGAATCAGACGACTAG
- the LOC127785152 gene encoding LEAF RUST 10 DISEASE-RESISTANCE LOCUS RECEPTOR-LIKE PROTEIN KINASE-like 1.2, with amino-acid sequence MAISGALFLPGIFQTLSILAVLGVLVTKSGATDSQEQPACVPFSCGHLEDIRYPFRLQGDPLGCGDEAYELVCRDGRAIIHINTGKYFVTDISYNESRFWVVDANLDNSSCPLPLWNSLPYFNDMGTKLYTSAVRWATFLNCSRAINNGMYMPVACLSGNTSFVYVLTTSSSYYVQNIEPSCGYLAVIPVDDHTKNQGRSCSTIIGVIRPR; translated from the coding sequence ATGGCCATTTCTGGTGCACTCTTTCTCCCTGGTATCTTTCAAACCTTGAGTATACTAGCTGTTCTTGGGGTTCTTGTAACTAAGAGTGGAGCTACAGATTCTCAAGAACAACCAGCTTGCGTTCCTTTCTCCTGTGGACATCTTGAGGATATCAGGTACCCTTTCCGTTTACAAGGCGATCCACTTGGCTGTGGTGATGAAGCTTATGAGCTAGTCTGTAGAGATGGCAGAGCAATAATTCACATCAACACAGGAAAATATTTTGTGACTGACATCTCCTATAACGAGTCTAGATTTTGGGTTGTTGATGCTAATTTAGACAACAGCAGTTGCCCTCTTCCACTGTGGAATAGTCTTCCCTACTTCAATGACATGGGTACTAAGCTGTACACTTCTGCAGTTCGGTGGGCTACATTTCTAAATTGCTCACGGGCGATAAACAATGGCATGTACATGCCTGTTGCTTGCTTGAGTGGGAATACTTCTTTTGTTTATGTCTTGACTACATCGAGCTCTTACTATGTTCAAAACATCGAGCCTTCTTGTGGATACTTGGCTGTGATTCCTGTGGATGATCATACAAAGAATCAGGGGCGGAGCTGCAGTACTATCATTGGGGTCATTAGACCCCGATGA
- the LOC127785134 gene encoding rust resistance kinase Lr10-like isoform X1, protein MTPVTQNAGSAPAKNVPDYASYADVVKFMRNGFPVLFPRVESPSHSPVIKACARDTFQNFKEQMSSRNIQNWTSAIIGTELQFLGCVINYYSSATQVWVTLVLVFAVEIVKCIIVLCRFILAPLTVLTFLGYKYQKTRISIDTVEKFLRMQQAHGPKRYAYTEITAITGHFREKLGQGGYGSVYKGFFPGDGHVAIKMLSNSMCNGEEFISEVSTISRIHHVNVVRLVGFCSEELRRALVYEYMPCGSLDKYIFSPEKSLSWDKLNEIALGIARGIDYLHHGCDMQIMHFDIKPHNILLDSNFTPKVADFGLAKLYPRDGSLVPVSAARGTIGYIAPEMISRSFGTISCKADVYSFGMLLLDIAGGRRNREQHTSNSAHLYYPALVYDCLTQQEVSEISEDVGIHWVERKLCIVGFWCIQMKPAERPSMSEVVEMLESDDPDNLQVPPRPFFGVDDHISEMDDCCHSSSKSSAISEDD, encoded by the exons ATGACCCCAGTGACTCAAAATGCTGGCTCCGCCCCTGCAAAGAATGTACCAGACTATGCAAGCTATGCAGATGTTGTGAAATTCATGAGGAATGGTTTTCCTGTTTTGTTTCCTCGAGTTGAATCCCCGAGTCATTCTCCAGTCATCAAAGCCTGTGCGAGAGATACATTCCA AAACTTTAAGGAGCAAATGTCTAGTAGGAACATTCAAAACTGGACTTCTGCCATTATTGGGACTGAGCTACAATTTTTAGGatgtgtaattaattattactctaGTGCCACGCAAGTTTGGGTTACTCTCGTTCTGGTATTTGCCGTAGAGATTGTTAAGTGCATTATAG TACTATGCAGGTTCATCTTGGCGCCGTTGACTGTTTTGACCTTCCTCGGTTACAAATACCAGAAAACAAGGATATCTATCGACACAGTAGAGAAGTTTCTCCGAATGCAGCAAGCTCATGGTCCAAAGAGGTATGCGTACACAGAAATCACTGCAATCACAGGCCATTTCAGGGAGAAGCTAGGCCAGGGGGGCTATGGTTCTGTGTACAAAGGTTTCTTTCCTGGCGATGGTCATGTTGCTATCAAGATGCTGAGCAACTCCATGTGCAATGGAGAAGAATTCATCAGCGAGGTTTCCACCATTAGCAGGATACACCATGTGAATGTGGTGCGCCTTGTTGGATTTTGCTCGGAGGAACTTAGGAGGGCTCTTGTATACGAGTACATGCCCTGTGGATCTCTAGACAAGTACATTTTCTCACCCGAGAAGAGTCTATCTTGGGACAAGCTCAATGAGATTGCTCTAGGAATTGCTAGAGGGATCGACTACTTGCATCATGGTTGTGATATGCAGATCATGCACTTTGACATCAAGCCACACAACATCCTTCTGGATAGCAACTTCACTCCAAAAGTCGCCGACTTTGGGCTGGCCAAGCTATACCCAAGGGACGGCAGCTTGGTGCCGGTGAGTGCTGCACGGGGAACGATAGGGTACATCGCTCCTGAGATGATATCTCGAAGCTTTGGCACCATTTCATGCAAGGCTGATGTTTACAGCTTTGGGATGTTATTGCTGGACATTGCTGGTGGTAGGAGGAACAGGGAGCAGCATACATCCAACTCAGCCCATCTTTATTACCCAGCTTTGGTGTATGATTGCCTAACTCAACAAGAAGTGAGCGAGATTTCAGAGGATGTTGGTATCCACTGGGTAGAAAGGAAGTTGTGCATTGTTGGGTTCTGGTGCATTCAGATGAAACCAGCTGAACGGCCTTCGATGAGCGAGGTTGTGGAGATGCTCGAATCTGATGATCCTGATAACCTGCAGGTACCTCCGAGACCTTTCTTTGGTGTGGATGATCACATCTCTGAGATGGATGATTGCTGCCATTCTTCATCAAAGTCAAGTGCAATCTCAGAGGATGACTGA
- the LOC127785134 gene encoding rust resistance kinase Lr10-like isoform X2, giving the protein MVFLFCFLELNPRVILQSSKPVREIHSILCRFILAPLTVLTFLGYKYQKTRISIDTVEKFLRMQQAHGPKRYAYTEITAITGHFREKLGQGGYGSVYKGFFPGDGHVAIKMLSNSMCNGEEFISEVSTISRIHHVNVVRLVGFCSEELRRALVYEYMPCGSLDKYIFSPEKSLSWDKLNEIALGIARGIDYLHHGCDMQIMHFDIKPHNILLDSNFTPKVADFGLAKLYPRDGSLVPVSAARGTIGYIAPEMISRSFGTISCKADVYSFGMLLLDIAGGRRNREQHTSNSAHLYYPALVYDCLTQQEVSEISEDVGIHWVERKLCIVGFWCIQMKPAERPSMSEVVEMLESDDPDNLQVPPRPFFGVDDHISEMDDCCHSSSKSSAISEDD; this is encoded by the exons ATGGTTTTCCTGTTTTGTTTCCTCGAGTTGAATCCCCGAGTCATTCTCCAGTCATCAAAGCCTGTGCGAGAGATACATTCCA TACTATGCAGGTTCATCTTGGCGCCGTTGACTGTTTTGACCTTCCTCGGTTACAAATACCAGAAAACAAGGATATCTATCGACACAGTAGAGAAGTTTCTCCGAATGCAGCAAGCTCATGGTCCAAAGAGGTATGCGTACACAGAAATCACTGCAATCACAGGCCATTTCAGGGAGAAGCTAGGCCAGGGGGGCTATGGTTCTGTGTACAAAGGTTTCTTTCCTGGCGATGGTCATGTTGCTATCAAGATGCTGAGCAACTCCATGTGCAATGGAGAAGAATTCATCAGCGAGGTTTCCACCATTAGCAGGATACACCATGTGAATGTGGTGCGCCTTGTTGGATTTTGCTCGGAGGAACTTAGGAGGGCTCTTGTATACGAGTACATGCCCTGTGGATCTCTAGACAAGTACATTTTCTCACCCGAGAAGAGTCTATCTTGGGACAAGCTCAATGAGATTGCTCTAGGAATTGCTAGAGGGATCGACTACTTGCATCATGGTTGTGATATGCAGATCATGCACTTTGACATCAAGCCACACAACATCCTTCTGGATAGCAACTTCACTCCAAAAGTCGCCGACTTTGGGCTGGCCAAGCTATACCCAAGGGACGGCAGCTTGGTGCCGGTGAGTGCTGCACGGGGAACGATAGGGTACATCGCTCCTGAGATGATATCTCGAAGCTTTGGCACCATTTCATGCAAGGCTGATGTTTACAGCTTTGGGATGTTATTGCTGGACATTGCTGGTGGTAGGAGGAACAGGGAGCAGCATACATCCAACTCAGCCCATCTTTATTACCCAGCTTTGGTGTATGATTGCCTAACTCAACAAGAAGTGAGCGAGATTTCAGAGGATGTTGGTATCCACTGGGTAGAAAGGAAGTTGTGCATTGTTGGGTTCTGGTGCATTCAGATGAAACCAGCTGAACGGCCTTCGATGAGCGAGGTTGTGGAGATGCTCGAATCTGATGATCCTGATAACCTGCAGGTACCTCCGAGACCTTTCTTTGGTGTGGATGATCACATCTCTGAGATGGATGATTGCTGCCATTCTTCATCAAAGTCAAGTGCAATCTCAGAGGATGACTGA
- the LOC127776823 gene encoding alpha-amylase/trypsin inhibitor-like codes for MTQMAAVSTCCTHHLLPLLLLAAIVATTTTNHAAAAATLNITNLCPFTVWPAAVPVGGGRRLDPGTSWALDVPAGAAPGRVWARTGCTFDATGANGTCLTGDCGGALSCTGYGEPPQTLAEFSLGQADGQDLFDISLVDGFNVPMDFLPAPPPDQSPPCSKGPRCPANVTAQCPGELRAHGGCNSACRVFKQDKYCCTGNGTNTCEPTTYSLPFVRMCPDAYSYSRNDASSPGFTCPSDK; via the exons ATGACACAAATGGCGGCAGTGTCTACTTGTTGCACTCACCATCTCCTACCTCTACTCCTCCTCGCTGCCAtagtcgccaccaccaccaccaaccacgccgccgccgccgccacgttgaACATCACCAACCTATGCCCCTTCACCGTGTGGCcggccgccgtgccggtgggcggcggcaggcggctcGACCCGGGCACGTCGTGGGCGCTCGAcgtgcccgccggcgccgccccgggcCGCGTGTGGGCGCGCACGGGCTGCACCTTCGACGCCACCGGCGCCAACGGGACGTGCCTGAcgggcgactgcggcggcgcgcTGTCGTGCACGGGCTACGGCGAGCCGCCGCAGACGCTCGCCGAGTTCTCGCTCGGCCAGGCCGACGGCCAGGACCTCTTCGACATCTCCCTCGTCGACGGCTTCAACGTGCCCATGGACttcctcccggcgccgccgccggatcagTCACCGCCGTGCAGCAAGGGGCCACGGTGTCCGGCCAACGTCACGGCACAGTGCCCCGGCGAGCTCAGAGCTCATGGAGGCTGCAACAGCGCGTGCAGAGTGTTCAAGCAGGACAAATACTGCTGCACTGGCAACGGGACGAACACCTGCGAACCCACCACCTACTCGCTGCCATTTGTGAGGATGTGCCCGGACGCCTATAGCTACTCCAGGAACGATGCATCCAGCCCAGGGTTCACTTGCCCGTCAG ACAAGTAA